From the genome of Oncorhynchus gorbuscha isolate QuinsamMale2020 ecotype Even-year linkage group LG18, OgorEven_v1.0, whole genome shotgun sequence:
TcctgtcctgggaaatgttttaGCATTTTTATTCACTGCATTTACTGCTTGAGACTCTTTTGTAACTCTGTAATATCCCTGGTGTACTTGGAAGCTAACTCCATTGATAATGCCATCTCACATGCCTTTCTGAATGTTAGATCCTTCTCTGCTAGCATCTTGTGCTGCAAAGCTTCAGAGCACAGTCCACTAACAAACTGATCACTCAATGCTTTTCCTAGATATGGCCAAAAACACAACTACCTGACAGCCATCGCAAAgtatttaatttttggatgaaaaaacgttcccgttttaaacaagatattggtttcgcctgtaacattaGTTCTGGGGCATTCACAGatcatatctttgcagttttggaaacgtcagagttttgtctttacaaggctgtcaattccatgcatagtcgagcatctatttatgacaaaatattgcgcttaaaacgggcacgtctttttatccaataatgacatagcttTAACTGGttaacctcttgattctagccatcccggatccgggatcgtgaatacagcctcaagctcattaccataacgcaacgttaactattcatgaaaatcgcaaatgaaatgaaataaatatgcttgctctcaagcttagccttttgttaacaacactgtcatctcagattttcaaaatatgcttttcaaccatagcaaagcaagcatttgtgtaagattattgatagctagcgtagcattcagcatgcaacattttcacaaaaacaagaaaagcattcaaataaaatcatttacctttgaagaacttcagatgttttcaatgaggagactctcagttagatagcaaatgttcagtttttccaagattatttgtttaggacaaatcgctccgttttgttcatcacgtttagctacgaaaaaaaactgtatccaggagtgtaattatccccgcagctcattagcataacacaacgttaactattcatgaaaatcgcaaatgaaatgaaataaatatattagctctcaagcttagccttttgttaagtCTTTAATGTCATTTGCAAACATCCATAGCTCCAAAAGCTCAAGGTAGCTTTCAAAATCCTCCCGTGATTCTTTGTACTCGTCCACTTGTCGGCCTTGTATAGTAGCCATTTTCCATCGCTAATGTTCTCTGGGTTAATATCTCTGCAATAGTTCTGTATATTCTTCCTGACAGATGCATGGCTGCTCCATTTACAATCCTCACGTTTGTTCTTTTGAATCCATTTGTCGTATTTTAGGTTTTATCACCTATAGAACAACTAATAATAACAactggacaggagagaggagctCATCTGGGAAACTTTACTAATTCAAAAAAATGATAGTACAACACCTGCATGTTTGAGGCAGCACGTTCTGCTGGGTCTGGTCGAATGCAGGAAAACACCGGGGCAGAGTGGAACTGAGAGACGAGAAGAGGAACATGGAGATTTGATTTCATTAAGAACCATGTGGATTAGATTACAGTCTGCTTCTGTAACAATTAATTGGTTAATTATATATTGGATGAAAATATCTGGTAGTTCCACCCAAttgagaagtgtaacttggtGCCCACAAGATTTCAcctcattttaacattctgtcatgaagtgcacatgttcaacttcataaaaacatgttttcccatctcGAGGTTATATGAAAATAAATACTGTACTAAGTGCCAATGTGCTAAATACAGTAACATGGGACGACTGAAAACAACAAAACCACTATTTCACATTGGTAAAATAGTCCTTTAAATCAGCCACATATTTTCTTATGAcaggtgtcgtgtctttactatcattaaattgaagacatAGTTTTATCAAAGATTCCCTGTAATTAGTATAACGCGATCAAAGTAATTAATcctgtaactgtaattaactagaaagtcggggcaccaaggaaagtattccgattacaaagttataatttacCAATATAatctttcagatattttcatatctgatcaatagtcttccgattaatgatgtatttattttacctcacgttagtctcattccaaacgtcgtaaattgttggttatctgcgcGAATCCAGTCTtgactatgagtcatccatacatcaattgtcttaaataatttacttattactaagtaattcacagaaatgcataaaccaacagtaaatatggttacatTAAATgatagaatgtgccctagtgggttAAACCGGCATCGCGGCTTGTTTGACAAAAGGGGGGTCGACTGAGATGTCACAACAGAGTTAATAATTTTACAATTGAAATGCTATTCCTTACACATGGACCCTCACTCagtcgggaacaattgcaatcaatatatatatttacgctcagtatgtcgtcttgatcgctggtgaaaagttcattTATTTTGCAGAATTGCCCTctcatcctcactctctctctctcggttgggGTTAGAGGGATTTATTCAGAGTGACATTctttatagaatggatgtttcggcggttgtcattcttcgcgttcaatgatgccGAATTCCTAACTGCAGTCTCTCCATCAGGGAGACTGTAGTCCCATGTATGACAACATCTCAGGCTCTGCAGCACAGAGCGCAGACAGAGGAGAGCAGGATGACAGTCACTACACCAGCGTCCACTTCTCTTGGTCCAATAACCAGGAAGTGCCTCTGCATTCCACTGTTCAACTGCCTCAACCCCTGAAAGAGGATGAGGATGTCCAGCGTGATGCTGTGAAATTCTACCATCCCAGTGTTGCCACCCGGTGAGCAAGTCCAGATATTACAACATCTCAGATAAATTATAAAATAAATGGTTCATGTGCTTGACATTGAGGAAtgcataatacttgtatgttaAGCAGATCAGCTGTTGTTCAGATAAATGTATTAAGATGTACAATGACTTCAAAGTtgtttagtttaaatgtattaacATCTATACAGAGaccgtttctatctacaagccatcagactgctcaacacttgaactggactgaccacctgcaatGTTTCCTCGCACCAtagcacacatgaacacacatacacacgcatgcacacacaaacacacacacacacacatacattcatgctacacatcacaactgctgctaccagactcttattatgATGGTTAAATACTGCACTATTGAACCCATTGCCCCTCATCCTCCCCTTCCCCAAAACACAAgaaaatattggactataaatcaTCTCCCttgtattatacttatgctaaaatgtttattctattctactgagacattttctttgtttttattttgtcttattgttgttgcattattAAGAAGGAACCTGCCAGTAAGCATTTAGTTGGACAGTGTATACCATGagtatcctgtacatacgactaatatAACTTGAAACGATGACTTTAAATGAGACCCCAGAAGTGAGGATTGATGATAACATGTTGCATCTCCTTTCTCATCAGACCTCTCTCACAGGAAGCTGAGGAGGACCTCTCTCACAGGAAGCTGAGGAGGACCTCTCTGTGTTCTATAGAACAGTCAACAAACCCAGAACCAAGAAGACCTGAACACAAGATGATCTTTGTTGCGTCCCAAATGATACCTTGTTCCctctagtgcactatgtagtcaTGGGTCGTGGGCTCTTGGCTTGAGACTGAGCTTTGCTTTGTATATCTGAAAGGGAACAAGACAATACCAAACTTGTCATTAAGCAGTATTTCTTTAGCTCTTTGCGTGAGGTTTAGCGAGAGGAAAATGTTGCCCTTAATGCTTTAGGTCGTCACGGGTGGTGGAACAACAAATTGGGGAATAATTACTGTAGCTTCAGTACTGTTAAAGATAAATGTACAATACTATATAGCCACACTGTTATTCACTTCAAAACCTATTCAGACTTTAGATAAGTTGACTTCACATGGACATTAGTCCAAAATTGTTGCCTACTTATCTCAAGTCTGAATTGGGCCAAAGATACACATTTTGCTAttaataatgtttaaaaaatgttttaaatcattTAGTGTTGAACTATCCTCTTGAATAAAAGTATATGATAAAACTGGGCTTGATttcaccccccaaaaatgtaacctttatttaactaggcaagtcagttaagaacaaattcttatttacaatgacggcctacaatgacggcctacactcaGTACGCGCCATGTATTAAATAGCACAATGTAATCCGCTttatttaacttcttatggctgcaggggcagtattgagtagcttggatgaaaggtgcccagagtaaacggcctgctcctcattcccagttgctaatagatgtatattattattagtattggatagaaaacactctgaagttttaaAACTGTTGGTTTGAATgacgtctgtgagtataacagaactcatttgacaggcaaaaacctgagaagaaatccaaacaggaagtgttgtgtagtgttgaaCTATCCTCTTCATTAAAAGTACATGATAAAACTGGGCTTGATTTCACCCCCCAGAAATGTCACCtatgtttaactaggcaagtcagttaagaacaaattatcttttacaatgactgcctacaatgacggcctacactcaGTGTGCTCCATGTATTAAATAGCACAATGtaatcacctttatttaagaGGCCTAACAATAAATGTACATAGTGATTTGATCATCACATCCCAACTATAGTATTTTAGGTTTTATCACCTGTAGAATAACTAATAATTACTGGACAGGAGGGAGCAGCTCATTTGGGAAACTTTACTAATCAAAAACATGGTAGTACAACACAGGGGCATGTTTGAGGCAGCAAATTCTATCAATGTATTAAAGTTAAGAGGTCACAGGATTAACCAATCAGGTAAGTGATAATCGTATCTAGGCAGATTACCATGTTAAAACCTCttagaactacccatcccggatccggaatatttgtcatcagcaacgctgaataacacagtcaaaaaatattactagaaaatattcatattcatgaaatcacaagtgaaatatagcgaaacacatcttagccttttgttaatcaccctgtcatctcagattttgaaattatgctttacagcgaaagcaatacaagcgtttgtgtaagtttagcgatagcctagcatagcattatgtacacttagcatcaagaagcttggtcacgaaaatcagaaaagcaatcaaattaatcgtttacctttgatgagtttcagatgttttcactcacgagactcccagttagacagcaaatgttccttttgttccataaagatatttttatatattcaaatacctccgttagtttgatGCATTATGCCTAGGAATAgaccggaaatagcggtcacgacaacttagacaaaaattccaaattatatccataatatcgacagaaacatggcaaaatgttttttataatcaatcctcaaggggTTTTTCAAATATCgattcaataatatatcaaccgtgACAGTTGGCTTTTCCCTAGGACCgggaggaaaaatggctacctctctgtTTTGAGTAAAAATCACACTCAGAGCTAACAACAGACCACTTAAGCAATGTGGACGTTTActctcattcttcaaaataaaggcctgaaactatgtctaaaggctgtagacaccttagggaagcaaCAGAAAacggaatctggttgatatccctttgaatgggcaatagggatgcatagaaaaacaggggtttcaaaataagagtcacttcctgatttttctcaggatttcgcctgcaatagcagttatgttatactcacagacaataatttcacagttttggaaactttgtgttttctatcataagctgtcaattatatgcatagtctagtatctggtcctgagaaataggcagtttactttggggacgttatttttccaaaaataaaaatagtgctccctagcttcaagaggttttaatagaccaatctattacaccatccatccaccagactagaatagaccttcaggaccaatctattacaccatccatacaccagactagaacagaccttcaggaccaatctattacaccatccatccaccagactagaaTAGACCTACACATagtctgtgtctgaaatggcatcctattacctatatactgtcaggtgaCATTCCAGATGCAGCCATCCTCTCTAACAGTTAGAAGTCAAACAAATGATGTCAGGGACTCCAAATGTCAAGTCACTCTTGGGGATTGTCTTTGCAATGACGTCTCACAAATCATCAACACCATGGTGATGCTCCATGACAATTTATTTGGATGGTTGAAGTGTTGTAGAGGAGTGGGCGTAACAACACTACACCCTTTGGGAAAACCTTAAAGGGTtgttttgaagaaccctttttggttgcaggtagaacctctttggttccatgtagaactctttagggtttcatgtagaaccctttcaacAGACCAGATGTTTTTTTAACTTTCTGTGGAGAAACCGAACCCGTCACATTAGGAAACTGTTGCATTGAACACATGAGTATGGTGGGCTGACTTTTCTGGACAATcctactttaaataatacttcTAAGATCAATTTGATAAAACACTTCCTAAGAAGACCTACTtctatgtttacatttacatttacatttaagtcatttagcagacgctcttatccagagcgacttacaaattggtgcattcaccttatgacatccagtgggacagtcacttaacaatagtgcatctaaaacttagggggggtggggtgagagggattacttaacctatcctaggtattccttaaagaggtggggtttcaggtgtctccggaaggtggtgattgactccgctgtcctggcgtcgtgagggagtttgttccaccattggggggccagggcagcgaacagttttgactgggctgagcgggagctgtacttcctcagtggtagggaggcgagcaggccagaggtggatgaacgcagtgcccttgtttgggtgtagggcctgatcagagcctggaggtactgaggtgccgttcccctcacagctccgtaggcaagcaccatggtcttgtagcggatgcgagcttcaactggaagccagtggagagaacggaggagcggggtgacgtgagagaacttgggaaggttgaacaccagacgggctgcggcgttctggatgagttgaaggggtttaatggcataggcagggagcccagccaacagcgagttgcagtaatccagacgggagatgacaagtgcctggattaggacctgctatGTGAAACCTTATTCCTCATCATGCCTtttctacttttggtggccttaacttcatgttggtttgctattgacaaagttccagtgaagcTCTGCTTTTCATCAACAGGTTTTCTAGTCATGATCCTTCATTTAGAAGCATAATTTCTCTCCACACATATATTATATTTGTAATAATCAGCACATATTGTATAACAATTAATCTTTGTTTTTAAAATATTGGTTCAGAAacaatatcctattggtgagacaacttgtaaatgcagagggtcttttacttcATTATGACTcgttcttatcactttacaaaaTCCCTATAACGCCTAAAGAGTTTACAATTATTtttgtctccattccttcaagtgttgctttattttttatttacttatttaactaggcaagtcagttaagaacaaattcttattttcaatgacagcggatgaataactgctttgttcaggggcagaacaacagacttgtcagctcggggactcaatctcacaaccttctggttactagtccaatgctttaaccacgaggctacctgccgccccattattCAGGAGCATGTTAAGACCCTCAGAACCTACCTTCGATTACCCCTGTTGACTCAATAGTAGTAAAGATTTGTTCTTGTTTtagtccattcaacaacagagcgatacttTCCTTGTATCAACAGGATTTTGTATCTCTCtatataccttatgtcatgccttattggaatcgTTTTATTGATCATATCTGTTGTCTCATACATACGCACTTTCTAACACAATTATAGAAGTTTATTATAAAATGATTCATGAATATTACCCTGCCAACCACGAAATGAAGAATAAAAAATAGATACATTGAAATTGTACCTTTTGCAACAGTTTTGCATCTTTGAATGGTATTAATGTAAAGAATTtttggcaagacatcagtagatttatCATGGAAAATCTGCATTTAGATTTGACACTATTATGGAGAGACGTATTACATTCATTCTTTACCGACGATAGAAATCATTTGGATGGACATTTTTATTATTCATTCACTCGCcgtacagtaggtggcagcaATACGGCAATAGGTGTAGTCTGCCATAAAACCTTAAagaagaacaagacaacaggaAATTGTTGACGAGAACAGCTAGGGTCAGACAGTTCATATCATACAAAGGAACAGTAACTTCCACAATGGATAGGGTAAGTCTGGTTATAACATTATATGCCCGCTGTGTTGTATAAAATGCCTAGGCCTAGTTTTCATCCTATTTGAACCTCTACATTGCTGTGTTCTGTttggagcggcaggtagcctagtggttagagcgttgggtcagtaaccgaatcACCGAGCTGAACAGATAAACATATgtagttctgtccctgaacaaggctgttgaCCCATTGATggtcagtcattgtaaataagaatttgtttacTTGCCTAAACAAATGTGACTTGCATAGTTTTTATATTTGTTTAAATAGCCTACAACTAtataatttgtatttattatggatactcttcctggggtccagcaaaattaagacaGTTCATACAATCATGTTTAGGAATCTGTGACTATGACctaattctctccttcctcccagtgTGCACATGTTCACATTCCTTCACTGATTTCTTACACATTAGCCATTATTTGACCAGATATTCAAGTGGCCGTTCTAACAAAGAAAATAAATGGCTGCAGTTCCAAACACGTTGTATCTCCGTCGAAACCGGATGCAGTTTGATTGCCATCTTAATAAGGGAGGTCTAATTCCCTAAAATTGGCCCTCGATTTAGCTTGAAGGAGCGATTGAACAACTTCGGTCACTTGCGGGGATGATATGACCCACAATTCAATGCAAACTGAAGTCACATGTCAAACTCTGGTGGCCGGGAAGTGTCAAATTTAATCAACAACCTGCACTTTCAGCATCTCAGGAATATGAATCGAGCtgtctaaaaaaatatattgatTTTAGCTTTGGAAAATTGGCTCAGTTTCCTAGTGATGAGTGCAATTCAGAAAGGTATTGGAATAAATGACCAAACTATGggtaactgtagctagctacctgaCAGGAGTGCTCGCTAGACACGTTAGCTTACTAGGTTCATTAATAGCTTTAGGTTGGTTGTTTTTAAGTTAAACTTCAAGATTTCCACCAAGGACGTTGCCTCTCCCATAATCATTATCCCTCGCTTGGGCAATGGACATTTAAGGTGCATTCGGATGTAAAACGTCATTCAAGGGCTGAGGGTTTAGAGCCGAGGGCTGTTGAATTTGAAATGCAGCTGGAAGGCAATCAGGAAGATGCAAGATCAGGTGGGTTCATTATAgtcaatgagagggcagatatgcGTGTTTCCACTAGTTACACAGCCACAGAGTCAAACGCCTATAACGTATTTTTATTCATTTAGGGTTATGCATAAAGTTAGTGTTTGCTAGGTTAGGGTTaaaatcacatttaaaaagaTCAGTTGTATAAATGGGCGTGGgttgtggtaactagtgatgacCAGGCACTACTTCCATACaaagtgtttttgtttttctcaaagttgcctgGATGTGACGTGTCCTACTTTTACCAATACACTCCCAACAACCTACTCGTTTCAAAAATGTATATATGATCAAATAAGCCAGATTTTGGGCACAATTATCCCTTTTGTTACTCCTCTTCTGCGCTGTTCGATAGGAAATGACTGGTATAAGATATACGGTGGAAACTCGTCTATGACTCCACCAATCCAACGCTCTTATATTTGTGGGTTGCAGTGAAGGATTGAACATTTCGGGTAAAAGGAGATTTACGAGGGATGCACCCAAATCAGAGGTTTAGACTGAATTAATACAATATTTGGTTTAATGATCAACTGTAATACGTCTTGTCGAACAGGAAGAGCTTAGcctgtccccctccaccctccaggaGTCCCCAGGTCAACCGCCTCTCCGTACTTTACTGCTGGTTCTGGTCGACTGCAGGAAAGCACCGGGGCAGACTGGaactgagagaggagaagaaatggAAGATGGAGATTTGATTTCATTAAGTATGTGGATTAGATTAGTCTGCTTCTGTTACAATGAATTGGTTCATTATATACTGATGAAAATATCTGGTTGTTCCACCTAattttgagaagtgtaacttgCTCCCCCAAACGTTTGATTTCACCTAATTGTAGCGTTCTTTCatgaagagcacatgttcaacttcataaaaacatgttttcccaagAGTTTATATGAAAATACATACTGTACTAAGTGCCAATGTgctaaataaagtaacaggggACAACTGAAAACAACAAAACCACTAGTTTACATTGGTAAAATAGTCCTTTTAAATCAGCCACAAATGTGCTTATGACAGGGGTAATGGAAGCAATTTTTATTCCACAGGTGGTGaaaattgaatgcaagcttcacaaaaaaaatatattctaCCATATCAATTTATGGGTAAAGTGGTTCACTTGCTCAGTTTTctacagaaaacaccagagaaTTGATAAAAGACTAGAACCAGTTTACCTGCCTTTGCTCTATAATTGGACTATTTGATGTTCGATGTTTCTTTTGCCCAAAAATGTAAGGAACCGTTTCACCATATTACAACatgggttgaccttaaaatgggggacagatgtaaatgaatcactaattaaatgaaataaatcatgttcagaaatgactgtcaaagtaaccaaataactagggctttagaTGCACACTAATCATTTcctattaaactgattatggcattagtcatgtaaacaTCTTACTCTGCTGATCTTAATTGGTGTGAGGTCATAACTGAAGTAAGCATACGcctttaaaaacacctggttttctgaacAATCTTTAGACtgattaggacatgtaaacactTTAATCAGAgttatagaggtgtatttaatctgTGTATGTTCTAACACAAGCAGCGCCAGCTAACTTCTTTTGACCGAGTGCAGTGAACGTTTATTTTGTCTTTTtttagatgtgtccatgtaaacaggttTATTAGGGAAATTGTTCATTCAAAGCATGTCAACATCTAAATCAAACTCTTCTACTAATTGACTTCACAATTAACCTATTATTCTGCACTTGTAACTTTACTCAACGATGGTAAAACTTGGAGAAATGATTGTATTAGTTGTGTTAAAATCTTTCTAGAAGTGACACAGGGTTGATGTGCCACAGGGTTGATGGAGGGACTTTTCAAATTCAGAATTGTCACTTTATcaagtctttattcatattaTTTAATAACAGATTTAAAATATAATACTGATGCACAATTTCTACTGGAAAATATGAAAGTGACCCAAAAGGCCTTAATTTCATGGTAGGACCCATCTGTTTATGGACCCATATTTGCAAAACCTAATTATTCAATGTCTTTGTTTCACAGGGGACATCCCTAATCGTTTCTCTCTAAGTGGGAGGGGCTTATcgtctggggagcctcaacaacatcatgatgctgacaagaaagagaagagtctctccagatcagaacacctcaaACACCAGCATAGAGGTACAGGGAAGAAACCTCACCACTGCTCTgtctgtgggaagagttttgatAAACAAGACTTGACAAATCATGAGCAaattcacactggagagaaaccgttCCACTGCTCTCAGTGCGGGAAGAGTTTCACTGCATCTATAACTTTAAAATCTCATCAGAGAATTCATGCAGGGGAGAGGCCTTACCCCTACTTTGATTGTTTGAAGCATTTCTCACAATCAGGATTCCAGactacacaaaaacacacaggaccgccttatagctgtgatcagtgtgggaagagattcAATCAATTAGTACACCTGACTATacaccaacgcatacacacagaagagaagccttatagctgtgatcagtgtgggaagagattcAATCAATTAGTACACCTGACTATACACCagcgcatacacacaggagagaagccttatagctgtgatcagtgtgagaAGAGTTTCAGGACGTCAGATCACCTCACTATacaccaacgcatacacacaggggagaagccttatagctgtgatcagtgtgggaagagcttcaatcaCTCAGGAGTCCTGACTagacaccaacacatacacacaggagagaagccttatagctgtgatcagtgtgggaagagcttcaatcaATCAGGACACCTGACTATtcaccaacgcatacacacaggagagaagccttatagctgtgatcagtgtgggaagagcttcaatcaTTCAGGATCCCTGATTATACACCAGCgcatacacacaggggagaagccttatagctgtgatcagtgtgggaagagcttcaatcaATCAGGAGACCTGACTAAacaccaacgcatacacacaggagagaagccttatagctgtgatcagtgtgggaagatcTTCAATCAATCAGATCACCTGACTAAacaccaacgcatacacacaggagagaagccttatagctgtgatcagtgtgggaagagcttcaatcaATCAGGAGACCTGACTAAacaccaacgcatacacacaggagagaagccttatagctgtgatcagtgtgggaagagcttcaatcaATCAGGACACCTGACTAAacaccaacgcatacacacaggagagtagccttagctgtgatcagtgtgagaAGTTTCAGGACGTCAGATCACCTGACTATacaccaacgcatacacacaggagagaagccttatagcggtgatcagtgtgggaagagtttcaatCAATCAGGACACCTGACTAAacaccaacgcatacacacaggagagaagccttatagctgtgatcagtgtgggaagagcttcaatcaTTCAGGATACCTGACAAGAcaccagctcacacacactggagatAAACCTTACTCTTGTCTATGTGGAAAAAGCTTTGCTCATTCAGGGACACTGAAAAAACACCA
Proteins encoded in this window:
- the LOC124002751 gene encoding zinc finger protein 501-like, with translation MEDGDLISLRDIPNRFSLSGRGLSSGEPQQHHDADKKEKSLSRSEHLKHQHRGTGKKPHHCSVCGKSFDKQDLTNHEQIHTGEKPFHCSQCGKSFTASITLKSHQRIHAGERPYPYFDCLKHFSQSGFQTTQKHTGPPYSCDQCGKRFNQLVHLTIHQRIHTEEKPYSCDQCGKRFNQLVHLTIHQRIHTGEKPYSCDQCEKSFRTSDHLTIHQRIHTGEKPYSCDQCGKSFNHSGVLTRHQHIHTGEKPYSCDQCGKSFNQSGHLTIHQRIHTGEKPYSCDQCGKSFNHSGSLIIHQRIHTGEKPYSCDQCGKSFNQSGDLTKHQRIHTGEKPYSCDQCGKIFNQSDHLTKHQRIHTGEKPYSCDQCGKSFNQSGDLTKHQRIHTGEKPYSCDQCGKSFNQSGHLTKHQRIHTGE